In one window of Osmia lignaria lignaria isolate PbOS001 chromosome 11, iyOsmLign1, whole genome shotgun sequence DNA:
- the okr gene encoding DNA repair and recombination protein RAD54-like okr isoform X3 encodes MSIDIVEMLKEPKMVKVCAPMVRYSKLQFRTLVRRYNCDICFTPMILADSFIQSEKARNNEFSTTKEDKPVIVQFAAKTVYDFLNAAEMIAPYCNGVDLNCGCPQRWALKEGYGADLLKKPDLVKDLIYQTRSLAPSQKGKRPLLSDISNNVTLSPDVSPIHHVKKRVCRNVKNVQIPEYKALTLSTDNIQATQEVISEHEERVKKLLSKPFKIPIPGYQLSGRTLGTRLSGPRRPLHDPEEANALIVYSPPEISEHDRLKLDQSKQLVHVVVDPLLCNILRPHQREGVKFMYECVTGQRIEGAYGCIMADEMGLGKTLQCITLMWTLLKQGPEAKPIIDKAIIVAPSSLVKNWYNEIFKWLKNRVQPLAIDGGSKTDIDAKLTGFMKTYGRRCINPILIISYETFRLHSHVLHQDEVGLVLCDEGHRLKNSENQTYQALINLKAKRRVLLSGTPIQNDLLEYFSLVHFVNQGLLGTAQEFRKKFEIPILRGQDAGATDTERKLAQERLTELVTIVNKCLIRRTSALLSKYLPLKYELVVCIKMGKLQTDLYKNFIQSDSIKKSMEENSENSKKGKSLSALSAITLLKKLCNHPDLVYDKILQQCEGFENAAKLMPSNYSTKDILPELSGKLMVLDCLLASIKTTTKDKIVLVSNYTQTLDLFEKLCHKRCYNYVRLDGTMTIKKRAKVVEKFNDENSNDFIFMLSSKAGGCGLNLIGANRLVMFDPDWNPANDDQAMARVWRDGQKKPCFVYRFLCTGTIEEKIFQRQAHKKALSSTVVDQEEDVARHFTLNDLRDLFKLEENTISDTHAKFKCKRCVNGVEVKGPPPQSDCNSDLSDWRHANNPRNLPDLSLRQCWSSGISFVFHHRSHEQVK; translated from the exons ATGTCAATTGATATAGTAGAAATGTTAAAGGAACCAAAAATGGTTAAAGTATGTGCACCAATGGTTAGATATAGTAA ATTACAGTTTAGAACTTTAGTACGGCGCTACAACTGTGATATATGTTTTACACCCATGATCTTAGCTGACTCGTTTATACAATCTGAAAAAGCCAGgaataatgaattttcaacTACCAAGGAAGATAAGCCAGTAATTGTTCAGTTTGCTGCAAAAACTGTATATGATTTTCTTAATGCAGCAGAAATGATTGCCCC gtactGTAATGGTGTTGATTTGAATTGTGGTTGTCCTCAACGTTGGGCACTGAAAGAAGGATATGGAGCAGATTTACTTAAAAAACCAGATCTTGTGAAAGATTTGATATATCAAAC TCGATCATTGGCTCCTAGTCAGAAAGGCAAACGTCCACTTTTGTCTGATATATCAAACAATGTAACTTTGTCTCCGGATGTGTCACCAATACATCATGTAAAAAAGAGAGTTTGCCGTAATGTCAAAAATGTACAAATACCAGAATATAAAGCACTTACTCTTTCAACTGATAATATTCAAGCGACGCAAGAAGTAATTTCTGAACAT GAAGAAAGGGTAAAAAAACTGCTGAGTAAACCATTTAAAATACCAATTCCTGGATATCAGCTCTCAGGTCGTACTTTGGGAACACGTTTATCAGGTCCACGTAGACCTTTACATGATCCTGAAGAAGCTAATGCACTTATCGTCTATTCACCACCTGAAATATCTGAACATGATAGACTTAAATTAGACCA ATCGAAGCAACTTGTGCATGTGGTAGTAGATCCCTTATTATGTAATATTCTAAGACCGCATCAGCGAGAAGGTGTAAAGTTTATGTACGAATGCGTAACAGGACAACGAATAGAAGGTGCTTACGGATGTATTATGGCGGATGAAATGGGTCTTGGAAAGACTTTACAATGTATAACACTCATGTGGACTTTATTAAAGCAAG gACCTGAAGCTAAACCAATTATAGACAAGGCAATTATTGTTGCTCCCAGTTCGTTAGTTAAAAATTGgtacaatgaaatatttaagtGGTTGAAAAACAGAGTTCAGCCATTAGCCATCGATGGTGGAAGCAAAACGGATATCGATGCAAAACTTACAGGTTTTATGAAAACTTATGGTCGCAGATGTATAAATCCTATATTAATAATTAGTTATGAAACTTTTCGCTTACACTCGCATGTCCTTCATCAAGATGAAGTTGGACTCGTGTTATGTGACGAAGGTCATCGtctgaaaaattctgaaaatcaaaCGTATCAAGCACTTATAAATTTGAAAGCTAAAAGAAGAGTACTACTTAGTGGAACGCCTATACAAAATGATCTCTTAGAATACTTCTCTCTTGTACATTTTGTTAATCAAGGATTACTAGGAACTGCGCAA gaatttcgaaaaaaatttgaaataccgATTTTACGTGGTCAAGATGCAGGCGCAACAGATACTGAACGCAAACTTGCCCAAGAACGATTAACAGAATTAGTGACCATCGTTAATAAGTGTCTGATTAGACGTACCAGCGCTTTACTTTCCAAATACTTACCTTTAAAATACGAGTTGGTCGTTTGCATAAAAATGGGAAAATTGCAAACTGatctttacaaaaattttatacaaagcgATAGCATAAAAAAATCAATGGAAg aaaattcagaaaattctaaaaaaggaaaaagtctTTCTGCACTTTCAGCCATTACACTTTTAAAAAAGCTATGCAATCATCCAGATTTAGTTTATGATAAAATACTGCAACAATGTGAAGGATTTGAGAATGCAGCAAAATTAATGCCATCAAATTACAGTACTAA ggACATTTTACCTGAGTTATCCGGCAAATTAATGGTATTAGATTGTCTCTTGGCATCCATTAAAACGACAACAAAAGACAAAATCGTATTGGTATCTAATTACACGCAAACTCTAGATTTGTTTGAGAAACTATGTCACAAACGGTGTTACAATTACGTTAGACTCGATGGCACAATGACTATTAAAAAGAGAGCGAAAGTagttgaaaaatttaatgaCGAGAACAgcaatgattttattttcatgCTTAGTTCGAAAGCTGGTGGTTGTGGATTAAATCTTATCGGTGCAAATCGTCTTGTCATGTTTGATCCTGACTGGAATCCTGCGAATGATGATCAAGCTATGGCGAGGGTTTGGAGAGATGGTCAAAAAAAGCCATGTTTCGTGTATCGCTTTCTTTGC ACCGGTACTATTGAAGAAAAGATTTTCCAAAGACAGGCACATAAAAAAGCATTAAGTTCAACGGTTGTTGATCAAGAAGAAGACGTTGCAAGACATTTTACGTTAAACGATTTGAGAGATTTGtttaaattagaagaaaatactATTTCAGATACTCATGCTAA atttaaatgtAAGAGGTGTGTTAATGGTGTAGAAGTAAAAGGACCACCCCCGCAGTCAGACTGTAATTCAGACTTATCAGATTGGAGGCACGCTAATAATCCACGAAATTTGCCAGATTTGTCTTTACGGCAATGCTGGTCTAGCggaatttcatttgtttttcaTCATCGCTCGCACGAACAAGTAAAATAA
- the okr gene encoding DNA repair and recombination protein RAD54-like okr isoform X2, with protein MIRSLAPSQKGKRPLLSDISNNVTLSPDVSPIHHVKKRVCRNVKNVQIPEYKALTLSTDNIQATQEVISEHEERVKKLLSKPFKIPIPGYQLSGRTLGTRLSGPRRPLHDPEEANALIVYSPPEISEHDRLKLDQSKQLVHVVVDPLLCNILRPHQREGVKFMYECVTGQRIEGAYGCIMADEMGLGKTLQCITLMWTLLKQGPEAKPIIDKAIIVAPSSLVKNWYNEIFKWLKNRVQPLAIDGGSKTDIDAKLTDEVGLVLCDEGHRLKNSENQTYQALINLKAKRRVLLSGTPIQNDLLEYFSLVHFVNQGLLGTAQEFRKKFEIPILRGQDAGATDTERKLAQERLTELVTIVNKCLIRRTSALLSKYLPLKYELVVCIKMGKLQTDLYKNFIQSDSIKKSMEENSENSKKGKSLSALSAITLLKKLCNHPDLVYDKILQQCEGFENAAKLMPSNYSTKDILPELSGKLMVLDCLLASIKTTTKDKIVLVSNYTQTLDLFEKLCHKRCYNYVRLDGTMTIKKRAKVVEKFNDENSNDFIFMLSSKAGGCGLNLIGANRLVMFDPDWNPANDDQAMARVWRDGQKKPCFVYRFLCTGTIEEKIFQRQAHKKALSSTVVDQEEDVARHFTLNDLRDLFKLEENTISDTHAKFKCKRCVNGVEVKGPPPQSDCNSDLSDWRHANNPRNLPDLSLRQCWSSGISFVFHHRSHEQVK; from the exons ATG ATTCGATCATTGGCTCCTAGTCAGAAAGGCAAACGTCCACTTTTGTCTGATATATCAAACAATGTAACTTTGTCTCCGGATGTGTCACCAATACATCATGTAAAAAAGAGAGTTTGCCGTAATGTCAAAAATGTACAAATACCAGAATATAAAGCACTTACTCTTTCAACTGATAATATTCAAGCGACGCAAGAAGTAATTTCTGAACAT GAAGAAAGGGTAAAAAAACTGCTGAGTAAACCATTTAAAATACCAATTCCTGGATATCAGCTCTCAGGTCGTACTTTGGGAACACGTTTATCAGGTCCACGTAGACCTTTACATGATCCTGAAGAAGCTAATGCACTTATCGTCTATTCACCACCTGAAATATCTGAACATGATAGACTTAAATTAGACCA ATCGAAGCAACTTGTGCATGTGGTAGTAGATCCCTTATTATGTAATATTCTAAGACCGCATCAGCGAGAAGGTGTAAAGTTTATGTACGAATGCGTAACAGGACAACGAATAGAAGGTGCTTACGGATGTATTATGGCGGATGAAATGGGTCTTGGAAAGACTTTACAATGTATAACACTCATGTGGACTTTATTAAAGCAAG gACCTGAAGCTAAACCAATTATAGACAAGGCAATTATTGTTGCTCCCAGTTCGTTAGTTAAAAATTGgtacaatgaaatatttaagtGGTTGAAAAACAGAGTTCAGCCATTAGCCATCGATGGTGGAAGCAAAACGGATATCGATGCAAAACTTACAG ATGAAGTTGGACTCGTGTTATGTGACGAAGGTCATCGtctgaaaaattctgaaaatcaaaCGTATCAAGCACTTATAAATTTGAAAGCTAAAAGAAGAGTACTACTTAGTGGAACGCCTATACAAAATGATCTCTTAGAATACTTCTCTCTTGTACATTTTGTTAATCAAGGATTACTAGGAACTGCGCAA gaatttcgaaaaaaatttgaaataccgATTTTACGTGGTCAAGATGCAGGCGCAACAGATACTGAACGCAAACTTGCCCAAGAACGATTAACAGAATTAGTGACCATCGTTAATAAGTGTCTGATTAGACGTACCAGCGCTTTACTTTCCAAATACTTACCTTTAAAATACGAGTTGGTCGTTTGCATAAAAATGGGAAAATTGCAAACTGatctttacaaaaattttatacaaagcgATAGCATAAAAAAATCAATGGAAg aaaattcagaaaattctaaaaaaggaaaaagtctTTCTGCACTTTCAGCCATTACACTTTTAAAAAAGCTATGCAATCATCCAGATTTAGTTTATGATAAAATACTGCAACAATGTGAAGGATTTGAGAATGCAGCAAAATTAATGCCATCAAATTACAGTACTAA ggACATTTTACCTGAGTTATCCGGCAAATTAATGGTATTAGATTGTCTCTTGGCATCCATTAAAACGACAACAAAAGACAAAATCGTATTGGTATCTAATTACACGCAAACTCTAGATTTGTTTGAGAAACTATGTCACAAACGGTGTTACAATTACGTTAGACTCGATGGCACAATGACTATTAAAAAGAGAGCGAAAGTagttgaaaaatttaatgaCGAGAACAgcaatgattttattttcatgCTTAGTTCGAAAGCTGGTGGTTGTGGATTAAATCTTATCGGTGCAAATCGTCTTGTCATGTTTGATCCTGACTGGAATCCTGCGAATGATGATCAAGCTATGGCGAGGGTTTGGAGAGATGGTCAAAAAAAGCCATGTTTCGTGTATCGCTTTCTTTGC ACCGGTACTATTGAAGAAAAGATTTTCCAAAGACAGGCACATAAAAAAGCATTAAGTTCAACGGTTGTTGATCAAGAAGAAGACGTTGCAAGACATTTTACGTTAAACGATTTGAGAGATTTGtttaaattagaagaaaatactATTTCAGATACTCATGCTAA atttaaatgtAAGAGGTGTGTTAATGGTGTAGAAGTAAAAGGACCACCCCCGCAGTCAGACTGTAATTCAGACTTATCAGATTGGAGGCACGCTAATAATCCACGAAATTTGCCAGATTTGTCTTTACGGCAATGCTGGTCTAGCggaatttcatttgtttttcaTCATCGCTCGCACGAACAAGTAAAATAA
- the okr gene encoding DNA repair and recombination protein RAD54-like okr isoform X1: MIRSLAPSQKGKRPLLSDISNNVTLSPDVSPIHHVKKRVCRNVKNVQIPEYKALTLSTDNIQATQEVISEHEERVKKLLSKPFKIPIPGYQLSGRTLGTRLSGPRRPLHDPEEANALIVYSPPEISEHDRLKLDQSKQLVHVVVDPLLCNILRPHQREGVKFMYECVTGQRIEGAYGCIMADEMGLGKTLQCITLMWTLLKQGPEAKPIIDKAIIVAPSSLVKNWYNEIFKWLKNRVQPLAIDGGSKTDIDAKLTGFMKTYGRRCINPILIISYETFRLHSHVLHQDEVGLVLCDEGHRLKNSENQTYQALINLKAKRRVLLSGTPIQNDLLEYFSLVHFVNQGLLGTAQEFRKKFEIPILRGQDAGATDTERKLAQERLTELVTIVNKCLIRRTSALLSKYLPLKYELVVCIKMGKLQTDLYKNFIQSDSIKKSMEENSENSKKGKSLSALSAITLLKKLCNHPDLVYDKILQQCEGFENAAKLMPSNYSTKDILPELSGKLMVLDCLLASIKTTTKDKIVLVSNYTQTLDLFEKLCHKRCYNYVRLDGTMTIKKRAKVVEKFNDENSNDFIFMLSSKAGGCGLNLIGANRLVMFDPDWNPANDDQAMARVWRDGQKKPCFVYRFLCTGTIEEKIFQRQAHKKALSSTVVDQEEDVARHFTLNDLRDLFKLEENTISDTHAKFKCKRCVNGVEVKGPPPQSDCNSDLSDWRHANNPRNLPDLSLRQCWSSGISFVFHHRSHEQVK; encoded by the exons ATG ATTCGATCATTGGCTCCTAGTCAGAAAGGCAAACGTCCACTTTTGTCTGATATATCAAACAATGTAACTTTGTCTCCGGATGTGTCACCAATACATCATGTAAAAAAGAGAGTTTGCCGTAATGTCAAAAATGTACAAATACCAGAATATAAAGCACTTACTCTTTCAACTGATAATATTCAAGCGACGCAAGAAGTAATTTCTGAACAT GAAGAAAGGGTAAAAAAACTGCTGAGTAAACCATTTAAAATACCAATTCCTGGATATCAGCTCTCAGGTCGTACTTTGGGAACACGTTTATCAGGTCCACGTAGACCTTTACATGATCCTGAAGAAGCTAATGCACTTATCGTCTATTCACCACCTGAAATATCTGAACATGATAGACTTAAATTAGACCA ATCGAAGCAACTTGTGCATGTGGTAGTAGATCCCTTATTATGTAATATTCTAAGACCGCATCAGCGAGAAGGTGTAAAGTTTATGTACGAATGCGTAACAGGACAACGAATAGAAGGTGCTTACGGATGTATTATGGCGGATGAAATGGGTCTTGGAAAGACTTTACAATGTATAACACTCATGTGGACTTTATTAAAGCAAG gACCTGAAGCTAAACCAATTATAGACAAGGCAATTATTGTTGCTCCCAGTTCGTTAGTTAAAAATTGgtacaatgaaatatttaagtGGTTGAAAAACAGAGTTCAGCCATTAGCCATCGATGGTGGAAGCAAAACGGATATCGATGCAAAACTTACAGGTTTTATGAAAACTTATGGTCGCAGATGTATAAATCCTATATTAATAATTAGTTATGAAACTTTTCGCTTACACTCGCATGTCCTTCATCAAGATGAAGTTGGACTCGTGTTATGTGACGAAGGTCATCGtctgaaaaattctgaaaatcaaaCGTATCAAGCACTTATAAATTTGAAAGCTAAAAGAAGAGTACTACTTAGTGGAACGCCTATACAAAATGATCTCTTAGAATACTTCTCTCTTGTACATTTTGTTAATCAAGGATTACTAGGAACTGCGCAA gaatttcgaaaaaaatttgaaataccgATTTTACGTGGTCAAGATGCAGGCGCAACAGATACTGAACGCAAACTTGCCCAAGAACGATTAACAGAATTAGTGACCATCGTTAATAAGTGTCTGATTAGACGTACCAGCGCTTTACTTTCCAAATACTTACCTTTAAAATACGAGTTGGTCGTTTGCATAAAAATGGGAAAATTGCAAACTGatctttacaaaaattttatacaaagcgATAGCATAAAAAAATCAATGGAAg aaaattcagaaaattctaaaaaaggaaaaagtctTTCTGCACTTTCAGCCATTACACTTTTAAAAAAGCTATGCAATCATCCAGATTTAGTTTATGATAAAATACTGCAACAATGTGAAGGATTTGAGAATGCAGCAAAATTAATGCCATCAAATTACAGTACTAA ggACATTTTACCTGAGTTATCCGGCAAATTAATGGTATTAGATTGTCTCTTGGCATCCATTAAAACGACAACAAAAGACAAAATCGTATTGGTATCTAATTACACGCAAACTCTAGATTTGTTTGAGAAACTATGTCACAAACGGTGTTACAATTACGTTAGACTCGATGGCACAATGACTATTAAAAAGAGAGCGAAAGTagttgaaaaatttaatgaCGAGAACAgcaatgattttattttcatgCTTAGTTCGAAAGCTGGTGGTTGTGGATTAAATCTTATCGGTGCAAATCGTCTTGTCATGTTTGATCCTGACTGGAATCCTGCGAATGATGATCAAGCTATGGCGAGGGTTTGGAGAGATGGTCAAAAAAAGCCATGTTTCGTGTATCGCTTTCTTTGC ACCGGTACTATTGAAGAAAAGATTTTCCAAAGACAGGCACATAAAAAAGCATTAAGTTCAACGGTTGTTGATCAAGAAGAAGACGTTGCAAGACATTTTACGTTAAACGATTTGAGAGATTTGtttaaattagaagaaaatactATTTCAGATACTCATGCTAA atttaaatgtAAGAGGTGTGTTAATGGTGTAGAAGTAAAAGGACCACCCCCGCAGTCAGACTGTAATTCAGACTTATCAGATTGGAGGCACGCTAATAATCCACGAAATTTGCCAGATTTGTCTTTACGGCAATGCTGGTCTAGCggaatttcatttgtttttcaTCATCGCTCGCACGAACAAGTAAAATAA
- the LOC117610331 gene encoding glutathione hydrolase 7 isoform X1 has translation MRHSNSRPTEECPLTKGKSYKHKLNMYCGDGLKFIISCFTILSISITTTLILQILYADGTPQDKAGIHGAVATDYTNCSQIGTKILRKGGNAVDAAIAATICMTVVAPHKTGLGGGGYVMIYNHKEQTNPVIIDFANNTIKGSFAQNGIRIPALLRGLEHAHTLKGKLSWNEIIKPSIILAREGFVVSKELASEISRNINYEILYGHLSAGDILKLNDLSDTLNAIAQHGTDVLYNGTLSQKFLSNKDLLVQLANYKPDTYLAKKLSFYKHTIYYPSNVSQLKSMMKALENLRITTENASTIGTQVHVAKALVHSASILEQLKQNVIIIVEEEKYTGVMSMDWEDTYVCIITGLSAPFGLGNISNVGFLLDKVDTNNNLTMLTPIIFHNEKAICGLRGVFGTDDTLIIGQLLYNIIIRQLNISDAIEYPRYYILTHGLAVENDQKHSVDTLIRNQLNLIVPPSHVDAYLILKSVNAIIKKKDLMSSHSDSRGGGLSSRF, from the exons ATGCGTCACAGTAATTCTC GTCCTACAGAAGAATGTCCTTTAACAAAAGGTAAAAGTTACAAGCATAAGTTAAATATGTATTGTGGCGAtggtttaaaatttattataagttGTTTTACTATTCTGAGTATTTCTATCACAACAACCTTAATTCTACAAATACTTTATGCTGATGGAACACCTCAg GATAAAGCTGGTATCCATGGTGCAGTTGCTACAGATTATACAAACTGTTCACAAATTGGTACTAAAATTTTAAGGAAAGGTGGTAATGCAGTAGATGCAGCTATAGCAGCTACTATTTGTATGACAGTAGTAGCTCCACATAAAACTGGCCTTGGTGG ggGTGGCTATGTTATGATATATAACCATAAGGAACAAACAAATCCAGTTATTATTGATTTTGCAAACAATACAATCAAAg GTAGCTTTGCTCAAAATGGAATACGTATACCAGCTCTGTTACGGGGATTAGAACATGCACATACCTTAAAAGGTAAATTATCTTGGAATGAAATCATTAAACCTTCCATAATATTAGCCAGAGAAGGATTTGTTGTATCCAAGGAATTAGCGAGCGAAATATccagaaatataaattatgaaattttatatggACATCTCAGTGCTGGGGATATACTGAAATTAAACGATCTTAGTGATACATTAAATGCTATAGCACAGCATGGCACTGATG TGTTATACAATGGAACATTATCACAGAAATTTTTATCTAACAAAGATTTGCTTGTGCAATTAGCAAATTATAAGCCTGATACATATTTAGCAAAGAAGTTAAGTTTTTATAAGCATACAATATATTATCCTTCAAACGTATCACAATTAAAATCAATGATGAAAGCATTGGAGAACCTTCGAATAACTACCGAAAATGCATCAACAATAGGAACACAAGTTCACGTAGCTAAGGCTTTAGTACATTCAGCTTCAATTTTAGAACAATTAAAACAAAATG tGATAATTATAGTTGAAGAAGAGAAGTATACTGGAGTTATGTCAATGGATTGGGAAGATACATATGTTTGTATTATAAC CGGACTTAGTGCACCATTTGGTCTTGGAAATATATCAAATGTTGGATTTTTATTAGATAAAGTtgatactaataataatttgaCCATGCTCACTCCAATAATTTTCCATAATGAAAAGGCAATATGTGGGTTACGAGGAGTGTTTGGAACAGATGATACATTAATTATAGGacaattattgtataatattataatccGTCAGTTAAATATTTCTGATGCTATCGAATATCCAag atATTATATTTTAACGCACGGACTTGCTGTAGAAAATGATCAGAAGCATTCTGTAGATACTTTAATACGAAATCAGTTGAATTTAATTGTGCCACCATCACATGTTGATGCTTACTTAATATTAAAAAGTGTGAAtgcaattattaaaaagaaagatttaATGTCGAGCCATTCGGATAGCCGTGGAGGTGGTCTTTCATcaagattttaa
- the LOC117610331 gene encoding glutathione hydrolase 7 isoform X2 — protein sequence MRHSNSRPTEECPLTKGKSYKHKLNMYCGDGLKFIISCFTILSISITTTLILQILYADGTPQDKAGIHGAVATDYTNCSQIGTKILRKGGNAVDAAIAATICMTVVAPHKTGLGGGGYVMIYNHKEQTNPVIIDFANNTIKGSFAQNGIRIPALLRGLEHAHTLKGKLSWNEIIKPSIILAREGFVVSKELASEISRNINYEILYGHLSAGDILKLNDLSDTLNAIAQHGTDVLYNGTLSQKFLSNKDLLVQLANYKPDTYLAKKLSFYKHTIYYPSNVSQLKSMMKALENLRITTENASTIGTQVHVAKALVHSASILEQLKQNVEEEKYTGVMSMDWEDTYVCIITGLSAPFGLGNISNVGFLLDKVDTNNNLTMLTPIIFHNEKAICGLRGVFGTDDTLIIGQLLYNIIIRQLNISDAIEYPRYYILTHGLAVENDQKHSVDTLIRNQLNLIVPPSHVDAYLILKSVNAIIKKKDLMSSHSDSRGGGLSSRF from the exons ATGCGTCACAGTAATTCTC GTCCTACAGAAGAATGTCCTTTAACAAAAGGTAAAAGTTACAAGCATAAGTTAAATATGTATTGTGGCGAtggtttaaaatttattataagttGTTTTACTATTCTGAGTATTTCTATCACAACAACCTTAATTCTACAAATACTTTATGCTGATGGAACACCTCAg GATAAAGCTGGTATCCATGGTGCAGTTGCTACAGATTATACAAACTGTTCACAAATTGGTACTAAAATTTTAAGGAAAGGTGGTAATGCAGTAGATGCAGCTATAGCAGCTACTATTTGTATGACAGTAGTAGCTCCACATAAAACTGGCCTTGGTGG ggGTGGCTATGTTATGATATATAACCATAAGGAACAAACAAATCCAGTTATTATTGATTTTGCAAACAATACAATCAAAg GTAGCTTTGCTCAAAATGGAATACGTATACCAGCTCTGTTACGGGGATTAGAACATGCACATACCTTAAAAGGTAAATTATCTTGGAATGAAATCATTAAACCTTCCATAATATTAGCCAGAGAAGGATTTGTTGTATCCAAGGAATTAGCGAGCGAAATATccagaaatataaattatgaaattttatatggACATCTCAGTGCTGGGGATATACTGAAATTAAACGATCTTAGTGATACATTAAATGCTATAGCACAGCATGGCACTGATG TGTTATACAATGGAACATTATCACAGAAATTTTTATCTAACAAAGATTTGCTTGTGCAATTAGCAAATTATAAGCCTGATACATATTTAGCAAAGAAGTTAAGTTTTTATAAGCATACAATATATTATCCTTCAAACGTATCACAATTAAAATCAATGATGAAAGCATTGGAGAACCTTCGAATAACTACCGAAAATGCATCAACAATAGGAACACAAGTTCACGTAGCTAAGGCTTTAGTACATTCAGCTTCAATTTTAGAACAATTAAAACAAAATG TTGAAGAAGAGAAGTATACTGGAGTTATGTCAATGGATTGGGAAGATACATATGTTTGTATTATAAC CGGACTTAGTGCACCATTTGGTCTTGGAAATATATCAAATGTTGGATTTTTATTAGATAAAGTtgatactaataataatttgaCCATGCTCACTCCAATAATTTTCCATAATGAAAAGGCAATATGTGGGTTACGAGGAGTGTTTGGAACAGATGATACATTAATTATAGGacaattattgtataatattataatccGTCAGTTAAATATTTCTGATGCTATCGAATATCCAag atATTATATTTTAACGCACGGACTTGCTGTAGAAAATGATCAGAAGCATTCTGTAGATACTTTAATACGAAATCAGTTGAATTTAATTGTGCCACCATCACATGTTGATGCTTACTTAATATTAAAAAGTGTGAAtgcaattattaaaaagaaagatttaATGTCGAGCCATTCGGATAGCCGTGGAGGTGGTCTTTCATcaagattttaa